A single window of Lutzomyia longipalpis isolate SR_M1_2022 chromosome 1, ASM2433408v1 DNA harbors:
- the LOC129787901 gene encoding ras-related protein Rab-35, whose protein sequence is MARDYDHLFKLLIIGDSGVGKSSLLIRFSDNTFSGSYITTIGVDFKIRTVVINGQRVKLQIWDTAGQERFRTITSTYYRGTHGVIIVYDVTNGDSFANVKRWLQEIEQNCDVVNKVLVGNKNDFPERKLVETEDAQRFARQMGIQLFETSAKDNVNVEEMFLAITEKVLKHKLSQNAQNAQIANDTVKLKQKPHGKKKSKCC, encoded by the exons ATGGCCAGAGACTACGATCATCTGTTCAAGCTTCTCATTATTGGCGATAGCG GCGTGGGTAAATCGTCGCTCCTCATCAGATTTTCCGACAACACCTTCTCCGGTAGCTACATCACCACAATCGGTGTGGATTTCAAAATTCGCACAGTGGTGATCAATGGGCAGAGGGTGAAGCTACAAATTTGGGATACTGCTGGTCAGGAGAGATTCCGAACGATCACAAGCAC GTACTACAGAGGGACGCATGGGGTAATAATAGTGTACGATGTCACGAATGGGGACTCATTTGCCAATGTAAAGCGATGGCTGCAGGAGATTGAGCAAAACTGTGATGTTGTGAACAAAGTTTTGG TTGGGAATAAAAATGACTTCCCGGAAAGGAAGCTGGTGGAGACTGAGGATGCACAGAGATTTGCCCGGCAGATGGGCATTCAGCTGTTTGAGACCTCAGCCAAAGACAATGTGAATGTCGAGGAAATGTTCCTTGCCATCACGGAGAAGGTTCTCAAGCACAAACTCAGTCAGAATGCACAGAATGCGCAAATTGCCAATGACACGGTTAAATTGAAGCAAAAACCgcatggaaagaaaaaatccaagtGTTGCTAA
- the LOC129787790 gene encoding stabilin-1 isoform X2 has protein sequence MQTPLVLMALGAFMMLSPSSVLGQGCARSPCGVGAQCQEAAGGRPVCSCPAGYSGNPLTQCVRLGCIDHAECGSHQVCRSGSCVNPCVGTCGTNANCDVRNHVPVCSCPAGYKGDPFSYCRQMDPAELCHPSPCGVNTKCDVIGGTPTCTCLPGFFGNPLTGCRHECESDGHCANQEYCHDFKCVNACKQCGQGASCARATNHRAVCECPKGYIGSAYTECRPECLGDVDCPSGRPACIYGICKNPCEGACGVNADCNLRGLTPICSCPRDMTGDPFISCRPFTKEDLCNPNPCGQNAQCTPGYDNTNRERPVCTCLPGYTGNALTYCSRGECQADSECPDHRACIALQCVDPCVNQCGVGADCHAKRHVAVCTCPAGTSGDALVSCRQSRSYPVARYYKKKK, from the exons atg CAGACGCCTCTTGTCCTCATGGCCCTGGGGGCGTTTATGATGCTCTCACCCAGTTCCGTGCTAG GACAAGGATGCGCGAGGAGTCCCTGTGGCGTGGGAGCGCAGTGCCAGGAAGCAGCTGGAGGACGTCCAGTCTGTTCCTGCCCAGCTGGCTACAGTGGAAATCCTCTAACTCAGTGCGTCCGTTTGGGATGCATTGATCACGCCGAATGCGGATCCCACCAAGTTTGCAGATCAGGAAGCTGTGTTAATCCCTGCGTCGGGACGTGCGGGACAAACGCTAATTGTGAT GTACGCAACCACGTGCCCGTTTGCAGTTGCCCAGCTGGCTACAAGGGTGATCCCTTCAGCTACTGTCGCCAGATGGATCCAG CCGAGCTCTGCCATCCATCCCCATGTGGAGTCAATACCAAATGTGATGTAATCGGTGGCACACCTACATGCACCTGCCTCCCGGGATTCTTT GGCAACCCACTGACTGGATGTCGTCATGAGTGCGAGTCCGATGGGCACTGTGCCAACCAGGAGTACTGCCATGACTTCAAGTGCGTCAATGCGTGCAAACAGTGCGGCCAGGGAGCTTCCTGTGCTCGTGCCACAAACCACCGTGCCGTCTGTGAGTGCCCCAAGGGCTACATTGGCAGTGCCTACACCGAATGCCGCCCAGAATGCCTCGGCGACGTGGATTGCCCCTCCGGACGACCAGCCTGTATCTACGGCATCTGCAAGAATCCCTGCGAGGGAGCTTGTGGTGTCAATGCGGACTGTAATCTCCGTGGCCTTACACCAATCTGCAGCTGCCCACGTGACATGACGGGTGATCCCTTCATCTCGTGCCGTCCCTTCACAAAGGAAGATCTCTGCAATCCCAACCCCTGTGGGCAGAATGCTCAATGCACACCTGGATACGACAACACTAATCGCGAGAGGCCCGTCTGTACCTGCCTGCCAGGATACACCGGAAATGCCCTCACCTACTGCAGCAGG gGCGAGTGCCAGGCTGACAGTGAATGCCCTGACCACCGTGCCTGCATTGCCCTTCAGTGCGTCGATCCGTGCGTGAATCAATGCGGTGTTGGAGCTGATTGTCACGCCAAACGTCACGTGGCCGTTTGCACGTGTCCCGCCGGCACTTCCGGAGACGCCCTTGTTTCCTGTCGTCAATCCCGCAGCTACCCTGTGGCTCGCTActacaagaagaagaagtaa
- the LOC129787790 gene encoding neurogenic locus notch homolog protein 3 isoform X1, giving the protein MQTPLVLMALGAFMMLSPSSVLGRQTYYRDGYYTRYYDPYTYYPSYWRQQRVINRGSYDQDLNGQGCARSPCGVGAQCQEAAGGRPVCSCPAGYSGNPLTQCVRLGCIDHAECGSHQVCRSGSCVNPCVGTCGTNANCDVRNHVPVCSCPAGYKGDPFSYCRQMDPAELCHPSPCGVNTKCDVIGGTPTCTCLPGFFGNPLTGCRHECESDGHCANQEYCHDFKCVNACKQCGQGASCARATNHRAVCECPKGYIGSAYTECRPECLGDVDCPSGRPACIYGICKNPCEGACGVNADCNLRGLTPICSCPRDMTGDPFISCRPFTKEDLCNPNPCGQNAQCTPGYDNTNRERPVCTCLPGYTGNALTYCSRGECQADSECPDHRACIALQCVDPCVNQCGVGADCHAKRHVAVCTCPAGTSGDALVSCRQSRSYPVARYYKKKK; this is encoded by the exons atg CAGACGCCTCTTGTCCTCATGGCCCTGGGGGCGTTTATGATGCTCTCACCCAGTTCCGTGCTAGGTAGGCAAACATATTACAGGGATGGCTATTACACGAGATACTATGACCCCTACACCTACTACCCATCATACTGGCGGCAGCAGCGCGTCATCAATCGTGGATCGTACGATCAGGACCTCAATG GACAAGGATGCGCGAGGAGTCCCTGTGGCGTGGGAGCGCAGTGCCAGGAAGCAGCTGGAGGACGTCCAGTCTGTTCCTGCCCAGCTGGCTACAGTGGAAATCCTCTAACTCAGTGCGTCCGTTTGGGATGCATTGATCACGCCGAATGCGGATCCCACCAAGTTTGCAGATCAGGAAGCTGTGTTAATCCCTGCGTCGGGACGTGCGGGACAAACGCTAATTGTGAT GTACGCAACCACGTGCCCGTTTGCAGTTGCCCAGCTGGCTACAAGGGTGATCCCTTCAGCTACTGTCGCCAGATGGATCCAG CCGAGCTCTGCCATCCATCCCCATGTGGAGTCAATACCAAATGTGATGTAATCGGTGGCACACCTACATGCACCTGCCTCCCGGGATTCTTT GGCAACCCACTGACTGGATGTCGTCATGAGTGCGAGTCCGATGGGCACTGTGCCAACCAGGAGTACTGCCATGACTTCAAGTGCGTCAATGCGTGCAAACAGTGCGGCCAGGGAGCTTCCTGTGCTCGTGCCACAAACCACCGTGCCGTCTGTGAGTGCCCCAAGGGCTACATTGGCAGTGCCTACACCGAATGCCGCCCAGAATGCCTCGGCGACGTGGATTGCCCCTCCGGACGACCAGCCTGTATCTACGGCATCTGCAAGAATCCCTGCGAGGGAGCTTGTGGTGTCAATGCGGACTGTAATCTCCGTGGCCTTACACCAATCTGCAGCTGCCCACGTGACATGACGGGTGATCCCTTCATCTCGTGCCGTCCCTTCACAAAGGAAGATCTCTGCAATCCCAACCCCTGTGGGCAGAATGCTCAATGCACACCTGGATACGACAACACTAATCGCGAGAGGCCCGTCTGTACCTGCCTGCCAGGATACACCGGAAATGCCCTCACCTACTGCAGCAGG gGCGAGTGCCAGGCTGACAGTGAATGCCCTGACCACCGTGCCTGCATTGCCCTTCAGTGCGTCGATCCGTGCGTGAATCAATGCGGTGTTGGAGCTGATTGTCACGCCAAACGTCACGTGGCCGTTTGCACGTGTCCCGCCGGCACTTCCGGAGACGCCCTTGTTTCCTGTCGTCAATCCCGCAGCTACCCTGTGGCTCGCTActacaagaagaagaagtaa
- the LOC129787766 gene encoding N-chimaerin isoform X4: MAKCAPEPSSPVTKVWKPELYKIQLEAPTPKAVMRKHDIDDAPEQYGYEYHGEMDHKESEEILSDTQDGTYLVRQSPGAEDFFTLSVRFNRRTKHYKIFYRPNYGHYLKEDFKRFETIHDLVADGLVNFYMQIHAAPIIQEMLAQTKNSYHQSPYMTLNRRKLRALSNDLRRTIHANNLAQQVVAQPSPTVAPDEVDVLPVVYEKHHAFKIHSFKGLNWCEFCANFLWGFTAQGVKCEDLKRLRGVFGTDLTTLVAAHHCTVPFVIRRCVEEVEARGMLQEGIYRVSGFADEVEALKLALDKDGDKTDMSEAAYSNINVIAGTLKLYLRLLPVPLITFQAYPAFMAATKSRNSRDQIQNVKEALKHLPPAHLNCLKVMIEHLNRVASHQNINKMTEYNLATVFAPTLIATPHHLTDLSQEIFMLSFLISNCNRIFA; the protein is encoded by the exons CGGAAGCATGACATTGATGACGCCCCTGAGCAGTATGGGTATGAATACCATGGGGAGATGGATCACAAGGAATCCGAGGAGATTCTCAGTGATACGCAGGATGGGACGTATTTGGTGCGTCAGAGTCCGGGAGCGGAGGACTTCTTCACGCTCTCGGTGCGCTTCAATCGTCGCACGAAGCACTATAAGATCTTCTATCGCCCCAACTACGGGCACTACCTCAAGGAGGACTTTAAGCGCTTTGAGACAATTCACGATCTCGTGGCGGACGGGCTCGTGAACTTCTACATGCAAATCCATGCGGCGCCGATTATTCAGGAGATGCTGGCACAGACGAAGAATAGCTACCACCAAAGTCCCTACATGACGCTCAATCGGCGGAAGTTGCGTGCGCTGTCAAATGATCTTCGTCGCACAATCCACGCGAATAATCTTGCCCAGCAGGTTGTGGCTCAACCATCCCCAACTGTGGCTCCGGATGAGGTGGATGTGCTGCCGGTGGTGTATGAGAAGCATCACGCCTTCAAGATTCACAGCTTCAAAGGGCTCAATTGGTGCGAATTCTGTGCTAACTTCCTCTGGGGCTTCACGGCGCAGGGTGTAAAGTGCGAAG ACCTCAAGAGGCTCCGTGGGGTTTTCGGCACAGACCTCACCACACTCGTCGCAGCGCATCACTGCACCGTTCCCTTTGTCATCAGGCGCTGTGTGGAGGAGGTGGAGGCGCGTGGGATGCTCCAGGAGGGCATCTACCGTGTCTCGGGCTTTGCAGATGAAGTTGAAGCCCTCAAGCTGGCTCTGGACAAGGATGGGGACAAGACGGACATGTCTGAGGCAGCGTACAGCAATATAAATGTCATCGCGGGCACGCTGAAGCTCTATCTGCGCCTCCTGCCTGTGCCTCTCATCACTTTCCAGGCCTATCCCGCCTTCATGGCGGCCACGA AATCTAGAAATTCCCGGGATCAGATTCAGAACGTGAAGGAAGCTCTGAAGCACCTTCCTCCGGCTCACTTAAACTGCCTCAAAGTTATGATTGAGCACCTCAACAG AGTTGCATCCCATcagaatattaataaaatgacaGAATACAACTTGGCGACGGTTTTTGCGCCAACTCTCATTGCCACACCGCACCACTTGACCGATCTATCGCAGGAAATCTTCATGCTCTCCTTTCTAATCTCAAATTGCAACCGGATCTTTGCCTGA
- the LOC129787766 gene encoding beta-chimaerin isoform X2 has translation MAKCAPEPSSPVTKVWKPELYKIQLEAPTPKAVMRKHDIDDAPEQYGYEYHGEMDHKESEEILSDTQDGTYLVRQSPGAEDFFTLSVRFNRRTKHYKIFYRPNYGHYLKEDFKRFETIHDLVADGLVNFYMQIHAAPIIQEMLAQTKNSYHQSPYMTLNRRKLRALSNDLRRTIHANNLAQQVVAQPSPTVAPDEVDVLPVVYEKHHAFKIHSFKGLNWCEFCANFLWGFTAQGVKCEDCGFIAHNKCSELVPPKCVPDLKRLRGVFGTDLTTLVAAHHCTVPFVIRRCVEEVEARGMLQEGIYRVSGFADEVEALKLALDKDGDKTDMSEAAYSNINVIAGTLKLYLRLLPVPLITFQAYPAFMAATKSRNSRDQIQNVKEALKHLPPAHLNCLKVMIEHLNRVASHQNINKMTEYNLATVFAPTLIATPHHLTDLSQEIFMLSFLISNCNRIFA, from the exons CGGAAGCATGACATTGATGACGCCCCTGAGCAGTATGGGTATGAATACCATGGGGAGATGGATCACAAGGAATCCGAGGAGATTCTCAGTGATACGCAGGATGGGACGTATTTGGTGCGTCAGAGTCCGGGAGCGGAGGACTTCTTCACGCTCTCGGTGCGCTTCAATCGTCGCACGAAGCACTATAAGATCTTCTATCGCCCCAACTACGGGCACTACCTCAAGGAGGACTTTAAGCGCTTTGAGACAATTCACGATCTCGTGGCGGACGGGCTCGTGAACTTCTACATGCAAATCCATGCGGCGCCGATTATTCAGGAGATGCTGGCACAGACGAAGAATAGCTACCACCAAAGTCCCTACATGACGCTCAATCGGCGGAAGTTGCGTGCGCTGTCAAATGATCTTCGTCGCACAATCCACGCGAATAATCTTGCCCAGCAGGTTGTGGCTCAACCATCCCCAACTGTGGCTCCGGATGAGGTGGATGTGCTGCCGGTGGTGTATGAGAAGCATCACGCCTTCAAGATTCACAGCTTCAAAGGGCTCAATTGGTGCGAATTCTGTGCTAACTTCCTCTGGGGCTTCACGGCGCAGGGTGTAAAGTGCGAAG ATTGTGGCTTCATAGCGCACAACAAATGCTCAGAGCTCGTTCCACCGAAATGCGTTCCAGACCTCAAGAGGCTCCGTGGGGTTTTCGGCACAGACCTCACCACACTCGTCGCAGCGCATCACTGCACCGTTCCCTTTGTCATCAGGCGCTGTGTGGAGGAGGTGGAGGCGCGTGGGATGCTCCAGGAGGGCATCTACCGTGTCTCGGGCTTTGCAGATGAAGTTGAAGCCCTCAAGCTGGCTCTGGACAAGGATGGGGACAAGACGGACATGTCTGAGGCAGCGTACAGCAATATAAATGTCATCGCGGGCACGCTGAAGCTCTATCTGCGCCTCCTGCCTGTGCCTCTCATCACTTTCCAGGCCTATCCCGCCTTCATGGCGGCCACGA AATCTAGAAATTCCCGGGATCAGATTCAGAACGTGAAGGAAGCTCTGAAGCACCTTCCTCCGGCTCACTTAAACTGCCTCAAAGTTATGATTGAGCACCTCAACAG AGTTGCATCCCATcagaatattaataaaatgacaGAATACAACTTGGCGACGGTTTTTGCGCCAACTCTCATTGCCACACCGCACCACTTGACCGATCTATCGCAGGAAATCTTCATGCTCTCCTTTCTAATCTCAAATTGCAACCGGATCTTTGCCTGA
- the LOC129787766 gene encoding N-chimaerin isoform X3: MAKCAPEPSSPVTKVWKPELYKIQLEAPTPKAVMRKHDIDDAPEQYGYEYHGEMDHKESEEILSDTQDGTYLVRQSPGAEDFFTLSVRFNRRTKHYKIFYRPNYGHYLKEDFKRFETIHDLVADGLVNFYMQIHAAPIIQEMLAQTKNSYHQSPYMTLNRRKLRALSNDLRRTIHANNLAQQVVAQPSPTVAPDEVDVLPVVYEKHHAFKIHSFKGLNWCEFCANFLWGFTAQGVKCEDLKRLRGVFGTDLTTLVAAHHCTVPFVIRRCVEEVEARGMLQEGIYRVSGFADEVEALKLALDKDGDKTDMSEAAYSNINVIAGTLKLYLRLLPVPLITFQAYPAFMAATTESRNSRDQIQNVKEALKHLPPAHLNCLKVMIEHLNRVASHQNINKMTEYNLATVFAPTLIATPHHLTDLSQEIFMLSFLISNCNRIFA; encoded by the exons CGGAAGCATGACATTGATGACGCCCCTGAGCAGTATGGGTATGAATACCATGGGGAGATGGATCACAAGGAATCCGAGGAGATTCTCAGTGATACGCAGGATGGGACGTATTTGGTGCGTCAGAGTCCGGGAGCGGAGGACTTCTTCACGCTCTCGGTGCGCTTCAATCGTCGCACGAAGCACTATAAGATCTTCTATCGCCCCAACTACGGGCACTACCTCAAGGAGGACTTTAAGCGCTTTGAGACAATTCACGATCTCGTGGCGGACGGGCTCGTGAACTTCTACATGCAAATCCATGCGGCGCCGATTATTCAGGAGATGCTGGCACAGACGAAGAATAGCTACCACCAAAGTCCCTACATGACGCTCAATCGGCGGAAGTTGCGTGCGCTGTCAAATGATCTTCGTCGCACAATCCACGCGAATAATCTTGCCCAGCAGGTTGTGGCTCAACCATCCCCAACTGTGGCTCCGGATGAGGTGGATGTGCTGCCGGTGGTGTATGAGAAGCATCACGCCTTCAAGATTCACAGCTTCAAAGGGCTCAATTGGTGCGAATTCTGTGCTAACTTCCTCTGGGGCTTCACGGCGCAGGGTGTAAAGTGCGAAG ACCTCAAGAGGCTCCGTGGGGTTTTCGGCACAGACCTCACCACACTCGTCGCAGCGCATCACTGCACCGTTCCCTTTGTCATCAGGCGCTGTGTGGAGGAGGTGGAGGCGCGTGGGATGCTCCAGGAGGGCATCTACCGTGTCTCGGGCTTTGCAGATGAAGTTGAAGCCCTCAAGCTGGCTCTGGACAAGGATGGGGACAAGACGGACATGTCTGAGGCAGCGTACAGCAATATAAATGTCATCGCGGGCACGCTGAAGCTCTATCTGCGCCTCCTGCCTGTGCCTCTCATCACTTTCCAGGCCTATCCCGCCTTCATGGCGGCCACGA cagAATCTAGAAATTCCCGGGATCAGATTCAGAACGTGAAGGAAGCTCTGAAGCACCTTCCTCCGGCTCACTTAAACTGCCTCAAAGTTATGATTGAGCACCTCAACAG AGTTGCATCCCATcagaatattaataaaatgacaGAATACAACTTGGCGACGGTTTTTGCGCCAACTCTCATTGCCACACCGCACCACTTGACCGATCTATCGCAGGAAATCTTCATGCTCTCCTTTCTAATCTCAAATTGCAACCGGATCTTTGCCTGA
- the LOC129787766 gene encoding beta-chimaerin isoform X1: MAKCAPEPSSPVTKVWKPELYKIQLEAPTPKAVMRKHDIDDAPEQYGYEYHGEMDHKESEEILSDTQDGTYLVRQSPGAEDFFTLSVRFNRRTKHYKIFYRPNYGHYLKEDFKRFETIHDLVADGLVNFYMQIHAAPIIQEMLAQTKNSYHQSPYMTLNRRKLRALSNDLRRTIHANNLAQQVVAQPSPTVAPDEVDVLPVVYEKHHAFKIHSFKGLNWCEFCANFLWGFTAQGVKCEDCGFIAHNKCSELVPPKCVPDLKRLRGVFGTDLTTLVAAHHCTVPFVIRRCVEEVEARGMLQEGIYRVSGFADEVEALKLALDKDGDKTDMSEAAYSNINVIAGTLKLYLRLLPVPLITFQAYPAFMAATTESRNSRDQIQNVKEALKHLPPAHLNCLKVMIEHLNRVASHQNINKMTEYNLATVFAPTLIATPHHLTDLSQEIFMLSFLISNCNRIFA; encoded by the exons CGGAAGCATGACATTGATGACGCCCCTGAGCAGTATGGGTATGAATACCATGGGGAGATGGATCACAAGGAATCCGAGGAGATTCTCAGTGATACGCAGGATGGGACGTATTTGGTGCGTCAGAGTCCGGGAGCGGAGGACTTCTTCACGCTCTCGGTGCGCTTCAATCGTCGCACGAAGCACTATAAGATCTTCTATCGCCCCAACTACGGGCACTACCTCAAGGAGGACTTTAAGCGCTTTGAGACAATTCACGATCTCGTGGCGGACGGGCTCGTGAACTTCTACATGCAAATCCATGCGGCGCCGATTATTCAGGAGATGCTGGCACAGACGAAGAATAGCTACCACCAAAGTCCCTACATGACGCTCAATCGGCGGAAGTTGCGTGCGCTGTCAAATGATCTTCGTCGCACAATCCACGCGAATAATCTTGCCCAGCAGGTTGTGGCTCAACCATCCCCAACTGTGGCTCCGGATGAGGTGGATGTGCTGCCGGTGGTGTATGAGAAGCATCACGCCTTCAAGATTCACAGCTTCAAAGGGCTCAATTGGTGCGAATTCTGTGCTAACTTCCTCTGGGGCTTCACGGCGCAGGGTGTAAAGTGCGAAG ATTGTGGCTTCATAGCGCACAACAAATGCTCAGAGCTCGTTCCACCGAAATGCGTTCCAGACCTCAAGAGGCTCCGTGGGGTTTTCGGCACAGACCTCACCACACTCGTCGCAGCGCATCACTGCACCGTTCCCTTTGTCATCAGGCGCTGTGTGGAGGAGGTGGAGGCGCGTGGGATGCTCCAGGAGGGCATCTACCGTGTCTCGGGCTTTGCAGATGAAGTTGAAGCCCTCAAGCTGGCTCTGGACAAGGATGGGGACAAGACGGACATGTCTGAGGCAGCGTACAGCAATATAAATGTCATCGCGGGCACGCTGAAGCTCTATCTGCGCCTCCTGCCTGTGCCTCTCATCACTTTCCAGGCCTATCCCGCCTTCATGGCGGCCACGA cagAATCTAGAAATTCCCGGGATCAGATTCAGAACGTGAAGGAAGCTCTGAAGCACCTTCCTCCGGCTCACTTAAACTGCCTCAAAGTTATGATTGAGCACCTCAACAG AGTTGCATCCCATcagaatattaataaaatgacaGAATACAACTTGGCGACGGTTTTTGCGCCAACTCTCATTGCCACACCGCACCACTTGACCGATCTATCGCAGGAAATCTTCATGCTCTCCTTTCTAATCTCAAATTGCAACCGGATCTTTGCCTGA
- the LOC129787766 gene encoding N-chimaerin isoform X5 — MAKCAPEPSSPVTKVWKPELYKIQLEAPTPKAVMRKHDIDDAPEQYGYEYHGEMDHKESEEILSDTQDGTYLVRQSPGAEDFFTLSVRFNRRTKHYKIFYRPNYGHYLKEDFKRFETIHDLVADGLVNFYMQIHAAPIIQEMLAQTKNSYHQSPYMTLNRRKLRALSNDLRRTIHANNLAQQVVAQPSPTVAPDEVDVLPVVYEKHHAFKIHSFKGLNWCEFCANFLWGFTAQGVKCEDCGFIAHNKCSELVPPKCVPDLKRLRGVFGTDLTTLVAAHHCTVPFVIRRCVEEVEARGMLQEGIYRVSGFADEVEALKLALDKDGDKTDMSEAAYSNINVIAGTLKLYLRLLPVPLITFQAYPAFMAATTESRNSRDQIQNVKEALKHLPPAHLNCLKVMIEHLNSWCSTSWPTPSIVIVGKTDHLRSGSNLV, encoded by the exons CGGAAGCATGACATTGATGACGCCCCTGAGCAGTATGGGTATGAATACCATGGGGAGATGGATCACAAGGAATCCGAGGAGATTCTCAGTGATACGCAGGATGGGACGTATTTGGTGCGTCAGAGTCCGGGAGCGGAGGACTTCTTCACGCTCTCGGTGCGCTTCAATCGTCGCACGAAGCACTATAAGATCTTCTATCGCCCCAACTACGGGCACTACCTCAAGGAGGACTTTAAGCGCTTTGAGACAATTCACGATCTCGTGGCGGACGGGCTCGTGAACTTCTACATGCAAATCCATGCGGCGCCGATTATTCAGGAGATGCTGGCACAGACGAAGAATAGCTACCACCAAAGTCCCTACATGACGCTCAATCGGCGGAAGTTGCGTGCGCTGTCAAATGATCTTCGTCGCACAATCCACGCGAATAATCTTGCCCAGCAGGTTGTGGCTCAACCATCCCCAACTGTGGCTCCGGATGAGGTGGATGTGCTGCCGGTGGTGTATGAGAAGCATCACGCCTTCAAGATTCACAGCTTCAAAGGGCTCAATTGGTGCGAATTCTGTGCTAACTTCCTCTGGGGCTTCACGGCGCAGGGTGTAAAGTGCGAAG ATTGTGGCTTCATAGCGCACAACAAATGCTCAGAGCTCGTTCCACCGAAATGCGTTCCAGACCTCAAGAGGCTCCGTGGGGTTTTCGGCACAGACCTCACCACACTCGTCGCAGCGCATCACTGCACCGTTCCCTTTGTCATCAGGCGCTGTGTGGAGGAGGTGGAGGCGCGTGGGATGCTCCAGGAGGGCATCTACCGTGTCTCGGGCTTTGCAGATGAAGTTGAAGCCCTCAAGCTGGCTCTGGACAAGGATGGGGACAAGACGGACATGTCTGAGGCAGCGTACAGCAATATAAATGTCATCGCGGGCACGCTGAAGCTCTATCTGCGCCTCCTGCCTGTGCCTCTCATCACTTTCCAGGCCTATCCCGCCTTCATGGCGGCCACGA cagAATCTAGAAATTCCCGGGATCAGATTCAGAACGTGAAGGAAGCTCTGAAGCACCTTCCTCCGGCTCACTTAAACTGCCTCAAAGTTATGATTGAGCACCTCAACAG ttggtgttccacttcgtggccaacaccaagtattgtaatcgtcggaaaaacagaccacctcagatcgggctcaaacttggtatga